Below is a genomic region from Ziziphus jujuba cultivar Dongzao chromosome 7, ASM3175591v1.
aatggaaaatggattggagacacaataggaaagaagatatggtacctgtagggccaaaccataaccgccattcacatcttgctcgaaataaagtaactggaaaataaagcaattagattataaatttaatgtcacaccagcaacacaaaagaaaatgcagatgcagagagagagagagagagagttcatagtcatcaaacatggtatataaacaatttaaatgcaaaaatatgaaatatacataccttaaatttgctttgtgcatttgaagtaactcttactacaataccacactcggcttgttgctcgttgatcgtaacaccaaagaaatgagcattttgcttatccacctgcaacaaaacaaaatcaaccaaaCGGAAAATTTcagaaagaatgaaagtccatgataacaaacatgaaagcacctttccactaactgatgacagaatggaatgtatccctacttggctgtactccatccagcatcatatcatcatacatatctctcagcaagaaatgcctcccacaactttcacaatttctctttcacaatttctcccaaaaaaaaaaattcccaacaccactaacagaaaatcaaaattagagctgttgcctacctgttgcttctgcttctgctcctagggctctctaaaatcctgcagtttttctctctgagtcgcctcttcaccatctccttcaaaatgcgcagtctccacgcttacaatccggccgattcatgaaaggaaacagagggctcctaaggtctggttatggataaagagatggaggggaaaagtcgaagaaaggaaagaaaaaaacatataaaaaaaataacacataagggtattttgggattttaaaagattggaggggtagatcaaaaaagaaatgaattgagggggtaaaattcatgaagctcggtcctacaggggtattgggccaaattcccctactTATGTATCATTCTTTCCATTATATTACTGGACGGTGAGGGGTTATTATAGGGAAAGAGCCAGTGGTTCAGCCGCTATGGCTTACCTTTATGATATGGCACCATATACTTCAATTCTTTAAAACCGCTGCACAACTCCAGGATCGTACATTCCATCGACGAAAAAGCAAATCAGATAAAAAGGGTATGTAAAAGAATTGTCAACTTAAAAACATCAAAAATTTCTagcaaaaatataaactttattAGAGGGTACATTTATCAATGCCTGGTTATGAAAggaataaaacaacaaaaaaaacctgATTTAACAGATAGAGGGACTAGGGATAAATACCGAAACCAAAAAGAAGTTgaacaaattttatatcttgTGGAATTTATAGGTTCTATACATGTATAAGAGCTACTAACCTGTGTAAAATGAATAAGATACaaaatacatacatgtataatgGCTCAAGTAACTAATCCATGACCGTATTCTTCCCCAAATGAACTAATCTGACCAGAAAAAACCCATGCATAAATGAAGCATTAGAAGAAATCCTCCATCCATCAATGACCGCCTATGCTGTTCCAAAACGATTTTCCCTCATTCAACTTCGCTTTAATCTCAGTTCTGGCAACACGAATCAAGAACAAACTTGCaaggaaaatagaaataattagCATTAAGAAGACACTGTTCCATCCCCTAGTGGAAATATACCCTGCCAATAGTGGGCCTAAAGCTGCCCCAATAGAACCAGTGCCATCTATAATTGCACTTACAGTAGCTAATGCACGAGAATTTCCTCCAACCATGGTCTGAGTACCAAGATCAGTAGCAACAGCCGTTGTAATGAGTGAGTATGGACCATTTACAAGCAATCCAGAATGAAACATCAAACTAATATTGGCAAACATGGAGATGCTTCCATAAACCCTGTAGAAAAGGAGGGCTGGAATTGATAGCAACAAGAATACAATTGATATAACAGCACGAGCTTCAATTACATCAGAGATGAATCCCGCCAAAATTCCTCCAAGGACTCCTCCCATATCAAATATAGTTGAAAGGATCCCAGCAGTTTTGTGTGACAAATGCACTCCCGCAACAGCTAAAATGCCAAACAGAATTCATAAATAAGAGAACCTTGTAAATTGTAACACATTCAAATGCATAGGGGAGCCCATGAAAATTAAGCAGATTTGATCGTTTAGCAgtctttaattatttcatgataaaaattaaatacccaAAGGCATATTTATCTTTATGGGGAAAGACACAGAAAAAAAACCTATTGGCAGTCCCAAAACAAAGCAGATTTAGCTGTATGTTCACAGATGCCAAAGAGTTTCTTATGCTCATCATTCTTCATGAAAGAAaagagtaaataataataataataacaataataacaaagaaaCAGAGACAAGATTCTCATCTTGTCATTGCCAATTCATGATGCATTATAGAGCACTAACCACAAGAAGACAAATATAATCCAACTCTGAAGGGAAAGTCATAGCACAACCTATAGGAAAATTTTTATGGCATATTCATATAAACTCATCCTATTTGACCAAGTACCTGTGTGCCTTATGTAGAAGGGCAACCAGTATAGAAAAGTGTAAGCCACCAGCTTTGAAAAGAAGAGACAGAAAGCAAATGGTGCTACACTAGGTAGCCTCCATGCCTCAAAGAATCCAATTGCGGCCAAAGAATCAGAGTCCCCTGTTTCAAGAAGACCAGCTTTCTCTGACTCCACTTTCTCCTCTGAACTCCTTACACTATCAACTTCCGCATCCATTTCAATCTCCTTGCCGGGAGACTCAAACCCCAAATCATCCGGACTAACAACGAGAAACATAAACACTACAATGCCAACCACAATCATCAAAACTCCAGGCAAAACAAAGGAAAGTCCCCACCCAAATTCTAAAACACCTGATGCTAAAACTGATCCAACAATGTTTCCCACAGAGGTGTGCGAATTCCACAATCCCATTATCAAGCCCCTCTTTTCTTTCCCAGACCAGTTTCCCACAATTGCCACCACACAAGGCCACCCAACTGACTGAAACAATCCACAAACCACTTGAACAGCAAGAAAGAATCCCAAAACATGAACTCCCAACCAATACCCTAGGCCAAACATTATTGTAAAAATGCCactgcctatcataccaaacacAAGAAAGTACCTCAAATGGACCCGATCACCGACATGGCCGCAAAAATACATTCCAATGGAATATACGGAAAGAAATGCGAGATCTAGCTCGCCTAGCCAGTGTGTTCCACGTGGACCATTGAAAGGAGCCCAACCAGCATCAATCGAGCTCGAATTCAATAAGGTTGAGTTCAAATTACTCTCTGTTAGGGATGAGTTTGAGTGATCATTTGGTCCAAGAACACTCTTAACAATGCTTGGAGGTTTTCTAGAGGCATGAAAGGAAGCATAGGCGAGGAAAGTTATTACTAGGACTAAGATTTGGTGGAAAGCTAAAGTTTTTTGTGGGGGTTTGAGAGATGGGAAGAGATTGAGACCTGGAGGTGGGTTTAGATTTTTGGATGGCATTGTAATCCAacttcaaaataacaataacaacaacaacaacaacaacaacaacaacacatCAATCTACACAGAAACCCCTAGACATAAAAAAgcttcaaaatttatataaccCTAAATATATTGatcaaagaagaagacaatGATGGATGAGGGCCTTAATTAGTAGCTCTGTGAATTcactaattataatattataaaaataaaaaaataaaataaaaataaaaaaagacaactATGATTCTGGAGAGCTTTGATAGAATCCACCACTAACAGACAACCAAAATTAGAGCTGTTGCCTACCTgatgcttctgcttctgctcctagggctttctaaaatcctgcagtttttctctctgagtcgcctcttcaccatctccttcaaaacgcgcagtctccacgcttacaatccggccgattcatgaaaggaaacagagggctcctaaggtctggttatggataaagagatggaggggaaaagtcgaagaaaggaaagaaaaaaacatataaaaaaaataacacataagggtattttgggattttaaaagattggaggggtagatcaaaaaagaaatgaattgagggggtaaaattcatgaagctcggtcctacaggggtattgggccaaattcccccaaGTGGAAAACTTGGAATACAAAATGTACAGATCTGGGCCTGAACTGGACTTCTTAACAAAAAGGGCCTTCAAGGCCCGACGTAGGTAACTTTCTAGACAAATACAGGCCCCGGCCTACTAGACTACTGAACAAACTGGGCCTTATCCAATCTTCGCTTTTAACTGGGTTgtcttttttttcacaaaaaaaagaaaaaaaaaaaggttaaaaactaaaattattagaactaaaagagaaaataataataatggtttttattttattttatttatttactttttatggACCTTTTTCCTCTTCCGCTACCATACAATTGGTTGGATGACCAAGTTATATTAGATTATTCA
It encodes:
- the LOC125419538 gene encoding putative glycerol-3-phosphate transporter 5 isoform X1, with amino-acid sequence MPSKNLNPPPGLNLFPSLKPPQKTLAFHQILVLVITFLAYASFHASRKPPSIVKSVLGPNDHSNSSLTESNLNSTLLNSSSIDAGWAPFNGPRGTHWLGELDLAFLSVYSIGMYFCGHVGDRVHLRYFLVFGMIGSGIFTIMFGLGYWLGVHVLGFFLAVQVVCGLFQSVGWPCVVAIVGNWSGKEKRGLIMGLWNSHTSVGNIVGSVLASGVLEFGWGLSFVLPGVLMIVVGIVVFMFLVVSPDDLGFESPGKEIEMDAEVDSVRSSEEKVESEKAGLLETGDSDSLAAIGFFEAWRLPSVAPFAFCLFFSKLVAYTFLYWLPFYIRHTAVAGVHLSHKTAGILSTIFDMGGVLGGILAGFISDVIEARAVISIVFLLLSIPALLFYRVYGSISMFANISLMFHSGLLVNGPYSLITTAVATDLGTQTMVGGNSRALATVSAIIDGTGSIGAALGPLLAGYISTRGWNSVFLMLIISIFLASLFLIRVARTEIKAKLNEGKSFWNSIGGH
- the LOC125419538 gene encoding putative glycerol-3-phosphate transporter 5 isoform X2; amino-acid sequence: MPSKNLNPPPGLNLFPSLKPPQKTLAFHQILVLVITFLAYASFHASRKPPSIVKSVLGPNDHSNSSLTESNLNSTLLNSSSIDAGWAPFNGPRGTHWLGELDLAFLSVYSIGMYFCGHVGDRVHLRYFLVFGMIGSGIFTIMFGLGYWLGVHVLGFFLAVQVVCGLFQSVGWPCVVAIVGNWSGKEKRGLIMGLWNSHTSVGNIVGSVLASGVLEFGWGLSFVLPGVLMIVVGIVVFMFLVVSPDDLGFESPGKEIEMDAEVDSVRSSEEKVESEKAGLLETGDSDSLAAIGFFEAWRLPSVAPFAFCLFFSKLVAYTFLYWLPFYIRHTAVAGVHLSHKTAGILSTIFDMGGVLGGILAGFISDVIEARAVISIVFLLLSIPALLFYRVYGSISMFANISLMFHSGLLVNGPYSLITTAVATDLGTQTMVGGNSRALATFVLDSCCQN